Within the Osmerus eperlanus chromosome 10, fOsmEpe2.1, whole genome shotgun sequence genome, the region GATAAGAGTCCGCACGGTTATGCCCTGTAGTCAGCGCTATTTCATAATTCTTATAAAATAAGATGCCACGGTCCTTCTTGATTAAAAAATACCTCACAAACAAGAAACCAAACTATGGGGAACTGGACTCCAAAACAAATGGTATGTCACTCTTTGAAGTATTTTAAAACTGAGAATaaatgtatatgatttttttaaataccGGTTTAAAGCTGTACATGTTTGAACTTATATTTATAAATTCACGTTGTTCGAAAAAGTCATATTCTTTAGGAATTGTTTAGGAAACAAGTTTTACTGAAGTAAATACATTAAAAACGTTTTCCTAGTTATTGGCTACAGGTGTTGTTTAAAGTAAACTGTGTGCCCTTGTTTGATGTTTTGATTTTAGGTGAGACTAAAGACACATTTTTATCATTGACTGAATCATATTTTCTATAGACCTACTACTTTATTATATAATTACACAGACCTACTCTTGATAGCTAGGCTAGTTGTTTTTCTGTTAAGTAAATACTTGTGAAGTGCATGATACCTTGCTTTGGACTCAAACGACGAGCGGTTCGAGTTTAGCAGGTGCAAAATCCGACAGACAAAAGAGGCGCGTATTGTTCCCCCTCCTTCATGGGATCTGAAGCACCCCATTTAGCGCCTTCAAGAGGCTAATGTAGCTCCGGCCGGGGCTCCCAGGATCCACAAAGCTGCCTTCAATCTGTGTTTTTGTTCCAATTCAGCCCTTTAAAGCGAGCTAGACTCCCGTATTGATCCACTGTCAAGATTACCATCAGAAATGTAGAAAAACTGTAGGTCTTTGTGATGTGAGAGTTTTCATTCAAAGAAATAACTTGAGTGGCAGAGACATAAAACAGCCTACAGCCTCAAAACCGTGTTTAAGCCAAATCAAAATGCAGGCTATTACCCTCCCCTATTTAAACGATGTGAACATGGAAAGTTTACTGAAAAGTTTACATGTTGCCTTTTTTCTGGCCAAGTCTTGTCTGTTAGGTTACCTCTGCACACAcccaaattaattaatgtatgtgtgtgtgcatgtgtctatgCATCCTTTTCAGGTGTCCAGGCCATTTTGTCCCTCCATGAGTTACCCTGTCTCATCCCcaactctcctcctcatccccagtCTGGTTTTCCCgggcttctctcctcctgctcttgctgctcctcctgctacATACACCCCCCTGTGGTGGCTAGTCAGCCCCCTAGGCATAGTGCCTCCTCTCTGGGCAGCCCGGAGCAGGATAGCCCCCTGTCTCCTGCCCCTGGCTCCCTCAGTGACTCACACTCTGTTGTAGAACCCAACGGAACCACAGAACCTTTCAAATCTCTGGAACACCATAactttctccctccaccccagaccCTCCTTGCTCCTTGTCATCCCCCTACTCCTAGCCGacgccccagcctcccccctggTCTCGCCCCTGGTCTGGGCTTCCTCCCTGGGGTTGGACAAGAGCGATTTGAGTGCTATGACTGCCACAAGGCCTACTTTACCTTCTCAGGCCTGGCCAAGCACCGACAGCTGCACTGTGACTGGCAGTGCCACAAGTACTTCAGCTGCAAGTACTGCGACAAGGAGTACGTCAGTCTGGGTGCCCTGAAGATGcacatccgcacacacacactgccctgcgTCTGCAGACTCTGTGGCAAGGCCTTCTCCAGACCCTGGCTACTTCAGGGTCACATACGAACGCACACAGGTGAGACTGCGTGCACACCTGTCTAACCTGGGGTCTTGTGTGTTCTCCTGCCTTCTATTACTCTGTTTGTCTGCTTTGTGGTTCTGACTGGCCTTCTGCTTGTGGTTGCAGGTGAGAAGCCTTTCTCCTGTCCTCACTGCAGCCGAGCCTTCGCTGACCGCTCCAACCTACGCGCCCATCTGCAAACACATTCAGACGTCAAGAAGTACCAGTGCAGCAGCTGCTCCAAGACTTTCTCCCGGATTTCTCTGTTGGCCAGGCACCAGGAGGCCGGTTGCCTGCTCAACTGACTGGGGTTCCATAGtacaggggttctcaaactttttgggGGCCAGGGACCACTTACAGGGATgaacattttccaaggaccccCCCATAATCGTAACACCCATTCAGCATACCCTTTGTGCTCTTAACTGGACACAATATGCTTGTTTTATTTCTGTAAATGGCCCCCATCTGTAGATTATAATATATGTGTCACTTTTAAATGATACAGCACAATTTTCCAATGTTATCATTTATGGAAAATTCTTTCGCGGACGCCTCGGCTATGGCggaccccactttgagaaccaatGACATAGTAGACCAGGGCAGGCCGCCCATGCCTACCCTGGTCTACTATGTCCTACCTTGGCTTACGCTGGTCTACCCTACTCAACCATATCCTACCCTGGTCTATTCTGCTCAACGATGTCCTACCCTGGTCCACCCTGGTCTACACTGTCCTACCCTGGTCCACCCTGGGCTACACTGTCCATCCTGGTCTACACTGTCCTACCCTGGGCTACACTGTCCAACCCTGGTCCACTCTGGGTTACACTGTCCTACCCTGGTCCACCCTGGTCTACTCTGGCCTTCCGTGATCCACCCTGGTCTATCCTAATCTACCTTCATATCCTCTATCCTAACCTAACCTACCCTGACCGGGGCTGACTATATCCTACTTACTCAGACTAGGTAGCTCCAAGACCATCTCCAACCCCACCAAAGACTCAGTATACACTGAACTGTGATCCTGGGACTACATAGAGACAAGCATATCAGAGATAGCATTTAACAATATACACCACCATACACTGTGTGGTTTGGGTGCCATGAAGATGACAAGGACTTCCTCCTCAACCTGCTGATGTGATTGGTGGAGGGTTTCACTTGACAGAATTGTGGGTGTATTTGCTGCATGCTGACAGAAATACTTGAATGAATATTATCCATTGACTTTCAGTTCAACAGAGGAACTGTCAGTGCCttgtaaaaatgtgtataaCTGCTAACGGTTTGTGGGAGatttaataaatacatatttttgtaCGAGTACCTGAATAAGAATGTATTCAGTCTGTTGGTGTTGTAATGAAACCGGGGAGATGTCAGGGTTGAGATTGACTCAGCCGGCTAGTTAGTGCTGCTACtaatagtacacacacagacacatacaccgtAGGAGCCAATAAAAGCAGATTCTTGCTCAGACTGGGACAAATGTCAGAAAACCCTTTTCAACATTATCATCACTTGATACAGCACTAGGGAGTGCAGACCTGTGGTTGTCTGTAGTTACTCCTCTCTCAGTTACATCTCTCACTCTTTAAACCCTCTCCACCCCATAATTTATCCATGGTATTTAAGTTCTGTACAATTTCGGCAAGGACACACAGGGAACCAGGTGGAAAACAAGGAGCATCTACATGAAAtttatctgtttgtgtgtatgtgtgtacaaggGAGTCCTATGACGGGCATAGCTCCAGGTCGACCCAGGGGCAGCTAAGTCACACCCTCGTTTTTCTTCAGCTGATTAAAATGTCTGTTTGTAGGGCAGCTGGTGGGGAGTGTGGGTAAAGGGTGGGGGGATTTTACGAGTCTAAATAAGAACTGTGATGTTTCCCATCTGTAATGGCGCATGGAAAATTCTTATTAGATATATCTGCTTATAAGCAGGTGGAGGGGACCAGCAGAAGGCCCTGCATGGCGCCATGCCAAagctggcatgtgtgtgtgagtgagagtgtacAAAGGGGGAGGGAGTTGACGCGTTACGAGGGGGGAATTGGgttctgtgtgtatgagtgtgtttgtatgagtgtgattgtgggagcagagggggagtcaACTCTTTCCAGTTGCTCAGCACAAGTGGAGCAGCTGAGAGTTCCCCATTTCCTGTACTGTCGGCCCGTCTGTCCATCCTCTCGCTGGCCAGGAGAAACGCAACTTTTCCCAATTCAGAATGCCGACCATGCTTGGCATCTTCCCCAGGCACCCCTGGCACGTGCAGGTCGGAGCCACTTTGCCGTCTGACAGACATGAAGGAGCCGgggtgggggtcgggggggtATGAGGAGATGTTGATGTGAGAGTTTCATTCACACTAATCTTGTCTATAAAACATAAATATAATAGTTCAGTCCTTCACAGCCAGAACCCTGACAGACGTACCCACACCTAGGTCCCTGTTCCCcatacttctacacagccagagCCTTACTCCCCACACCTGCCCAAGATTGGAGTTCTGCAGTCAGGCTCCCTGTGGAGGTGCGGCCCCAGAGAGAATTCCAGTGGAGACTGACATGGAGGACACATGGTAGACGCATTCCTCAGCAGATCCTGGCTGGAGCCAATCTCAACCCATCCTTCACCTCtgacacacgttcacacatatTTAAggaaatacacatacacacatttttgaTTGCGATTGAGGTGCAATGATGCCAATTAGCTAATTACTTGGCTTCTAAGAATACCGTTTTCTGCATCAATCTGTGAGATATACATCAGATGTACTAGATCACAACTGGCTCCTCGTGGATGCTTTCTCGGGAAGCTCCAAACCCAGTGGTAGACGTGATCTTGACCCGCTGTCACCATTCTCCATGATGTCACCTGACTCCGCCCAGTGCCGCTTGCTAACTTTAGCTCCTGTGACTCCACAAAACAGGCCTGTGTTTATATTTATTCTGCTGGGCTGACtggagccagggagggagggttggcaGGGCTGCTCCCAGAACAAAAGCAGAAGGGTTAGAAATAGAGGCAGAGGTTCTATTCCTGGCCTAGTGTAccgtgccccccacccccaggacaGTGGAACCCAAAGAGTTTCCAGCTACACAGGAGTGGACACCCGTGGCCAGGAATCTTaagcctccccatctcctctcttgaAGGAGATATCATAAAGTACAGAGAAAACATTTAGAAATAGACTACATGTTCCACTAAACGcctatcattcttttatttgATCCACAGATTGGTCTGAGCGTTGGATAATTGTGGTCCAGAGTGCTGTTAAGTGTGTTCAAATTAACCTACCCCTAGGGCTGATCGAAGATGATGttttcccagtgtgtgtgtggtgtcgcTCAGCCATTCTTCTGAGGCCTGGGGCTTTATACATGGAGAGACTCATGCTTTGACAAGGTGTCAAATGAGAGGGCATGgcaagagtatgtgtgtgcatcctgTAGCAAGTCTAGGATGGCAGAAGAATGGCCTAGCTAGGATCATGCCTGTCAGAAGACTAATATAAACCCTGAGGACTATTAATAAAGCTCAGGCTGTTTATTCTCAGCTGAGGCCCTGCTATGTGGCAAAGTGGCAGAGTAATACTACCCCTGATGCCACTTTTAGCCCTGCCCAGACACACTGGGGCTATTAATAGCCCCTCCAGCGGATGCTATCTGCCCTGGGGGGTATTTTGGTGAACGACCTCTGCCCAGCCTTGCAGCCACTCAGATTTACAGAATATTTTCCACAGTGAGTTGTTGGGCATGTATAAATATCTGTGGCCCGTGGCTCGCTGACACAAGCTGCATGAATACTATGTGGTGCACTTGTTACCGAAACCCCCAACCCCTGGGCAGCACTGGGCTGGCTGGGAGAGTGTGGGAGGGGCTTGGGAGGTAATTATATCTGTCCACTTGTTGTGGAAAAGCAATGGAGTAGACTCATAACAGGTGCAGCTTGGTAACATTTagaggcacacacacctacacactcgcCTCCCTATTTTCCATCGGGCTGGGAGGTTGTTTTAATCCAGAAATTGAGACTGTTGGGTCATTTGCTTTCCACACCATAACCTTTGACCCACTCAGGTGAGTTTGCCCAAAGACTCAGACACCTTCACCTCAgaatctcaaacacacaccacctttGGACTACAAACGCCTACCCCCTGCAGCACAACATCAAGGCTGGATTAAGATCCAGATGATTGCTAGTTAAGGGTTAAAGTACATAATTAGTGACAAGTTATTGATGTCTTTGTCCCATTACCATTGAACTATGATGGTGAGGGTGACCCAAATCCTGTTCCCAGGCCCCTGTGTGAGAGCGTATTTGTGTAGAGAAGAGTTCAAGGGCCAGGTGTTTTTGGGACAGCTTTaggaggtgttgtgtgtgatgatgttgtcactcccccccccccccccacctcatccaCTACAACCACCAACACCTCATTAAAATACACAACGTGAAACATTACTTTACTATTCAGTGACTGTAGTGATGATGCTTAAACATCCCGCCTGCTCTTTGTGCCCTTGCCTGATTGGTCATtgtgtgtctggctggttgTTCTTTCTCTGAAAGACTGAAGTGTGTTTTCACATATTATATCTGCTGGACCAGCCAGTCGTCATTAAGACCTCCaaaagaggagatgagggggggggggggggggggtcgagcgAGAGAGGTGAATAGAGAGTGACAGGTCTGTATTGGAGGACAAACACAAGCACCAATCACAGAACCTCTTCCACCCACACTGTGACCCCTGTACCCATCACCATGGTAACCTAGCCACTTTACCTTGAGGAGCTGCTGTGTTGGGCTCCCCCTGACCTGTCATGGCTTGTCACAAACTGTGGACACACATCACACCAACCTCAAATATGCATTCTGTCACAGTCTCTCACatgcatgtagacacacactgtaGGGATGTCTGATAACGTATGCCTTTAATTCCTGTGCGAGTACAATGCAGCAGATTCAGTTAATATTGTCAAACAAACCTGCCCAACACCTAACCCTCCTTTAAGTACAGCAGCCTCCGCAGCCAGACAGCACCTAGTGGACAACCCACTCAACACTGGGAAGTTGTATTTGTATATGCTGTATTTATTTGAACAGAGGCCCTTTTGGATGCAGAGTAAGTTCCTTTGTTTCTCCAGTCCCTTTGCACAATATCTATACAGAAAAAGATTGCCGCCAAAaggcaaataaacacagaccTCTTATCAGCATACCCACAATGTTTAAGAAATATTTTATTAACTCCTTCATACAGCATTATATACCTAAATCAGGTCCGTCACTAGAACCTGGATGACCAGGAGCCTGATCTTTTTATGGTATTTTGGTCCACACTCCAAATGTTCCCACAAACGCCCCACCAGTTCAACACTTCATCAGCAACACCCCACTATCAAATCACCTCACTCTGAGAACACAAACATCCTCATCTCCAATGGCAACAGACAACCAGAAAACACCAAGTCTTCTCTAAGAgaccacagcacagcagcatgtGACATCTGGCTGGTTGGTCCACCTTTGAGGGGGGCACTCTAACCCGCTAACACAGAGGTCGGCCATCTTGGCCTTTCCTGCCCTTTGTTGGAGGGATCAGCCTTCCTCAGAAAGTGATTCCTCCAGAGCCATGAACATACTCACTGAAGTCTGTAGGCACGTTCAGTAGGGAACAGACCTGGAGATATAAGAGaggggcaagggagagagagagatacagaccaGTGAAAGGGACCAGGGGAAGAAAGTAAGAAGGCAAAGCCCAATttatggaagaaaaaaaaggtactGAAATGTGATCTGCGGGTTGCACTTCAAATATGACTAAAATACTATGTCTATGATATTTCAGGGTGACTGCATACCTGTCTGAACTTGGCACGAagcttctccatgtcctcctgTAAGTTCTCATATTGAGGGTTGTCACTGGGAAACTTCTCGAGCAACGAAAGCAAAACCTCCAGAGCCTTCAGCTTTTTCCTGATTAGCACAGAGACCTTCTGTTTACAATATGCCTACAGCAGCACAAACACATCTAAACTAGCTATCCATGGAAATAAGAGGCTGATGCCTATATATCCACAAACCTGGCTTTGGGATCTGTGCTGTTCTGAAGAATACTCTTCCAGGTGACTGCGAAGCCATGGTAGAAGGAGACCTATCAGAAAACATTCAAAGGaactttataaaatagtttaaGTAATACTCTACATTCTCTATACAATTTAGTTTTAGCCATGCTTTGTTTTGGTGACACCAAATCTATGTTTTTGATTGCCGGCCAGCCTCGTTCACATACCTCTGTTGAAAGCTTGGCGCCGTGAGTCGCCCCGTGCATTCGACCCTCCATTATCCCTTGTCGCGTGCCCTCGTCAAACCCCTCATGGTAGCCCTCCACGTGGAACCTGTACATGTCACGTTTACAGTTCActgtgtatgtggtgaagggacAAGCGCACAATGGCTATGGCTAACAATAAAATAGTAGCAAGTTAACGTTAGCTAAAATGTGAACACTAGTCATGTTAGATAGGAGATTTAAGGTTGCGCTTACTTGTCGTCCGCCATGAGAATACAGTCAAATAAATCTTCGCTCCCTGAAGAGAGGGCCATCCTTGTACAGTAAAGAAACAAAATATAGTAAATCCTTTTCAAGAGACCCAATCTCGAACCGCTGACTAAATTACTGCTCTATTCTCCTCTCGCGTATAAGCAGCTTCCTCTTCACTCTAGCTCCAGAATTGTTGCTGCCATCTATCAGCTCATTACTGCCATCTATCGATTGAGAAGTTGCTAGAGAAAACTGGATGAGATCATGATGGCACGATAAACTCGACGTCCCCGCAGTTTTCTAAATTTACAGTTCTGCAACTACGCCTCGATAGATGAGAGACCTAGTCTATAACCTAACCTGCAGCATCAACTCATAAGAACCGATATCCCAATTTTACCATAGCATAGCATgggcagtggtgtagtggtaaaattataggtgggtaaactatgaatgttattatttatttatgtattattacgtttcattaggcctatttagatGGAACCAGGTTTGCTTGTatctgcatcatcgtatttGAAAGCACGTTATTAGGCTAGCCGCTagcgtttgtccctgtcttaatgcgatgttgtgcgaaccaaaacaacgtttacaaacgtgaattgatcttactctgtacttgaggccttttgcgggcatctgtgggagtgggagcactcgatggtctcttcaaaaatcgcctgatatcaATGGCTAATTTATCCATTCCGACAGGTAggctaatccacaacgtgtgtttacttcgtggatcctgattggtttTGCCGCCGCAACGCATTGATATACAGCGCAGttgaaatgattcagactacagcgtttatatgttcaacaatatgacattttgttttgggcgttttaaaattacaccaaatttatttcgaacgattccaacggcagaatacgaggcgcagggaacttATATGTTCGTAAACGCacataaacgctatttagaggtggataaacgctatttcccaatttcgggaggtgcgtaaacggcgtttacgtgcgtttagcccccactacatccctgagCATGGGTGGAAGTAGGTAGCCTATGTAGCAACAGATCGCAACTTCCACGGCTTCAATCAAATCAGAGACAAAGTTCGCCTGCCTTAACAGACGAGGGCGCCATAAAACCAAAAATCGACTTTGATGTCAAAGTATCGGTAGCCTACCTCGTTGAAGTGCGATTTGCGGAGATTGAGTTTATTGAATAGGCCTATCACATTGTGTACTAGGCAAGAACAGTGATAACAGTGTCATGCCAGCCAGAGTGTGTGGAAACCAGGTACGTAGCCCAAACGTTTGCCTATTCTCTTCTCCAAGCCTTTGTAATACACTGGTTTAACTTTATGAAGACTTCCAGGCATTATAGGCCTACAAAAAGAGACATGATACGTTTGTTGTAGGGTAGGAGTTGTAGGCAGGACTACTTTTAACACTTTGTTCCCAACCTCCTCCTGCACAAGCATAACAGACCCTCGCTCAGTGAACCTCATCGATAAGTCCCATGAGGGTAGTGCTGGTCACAAAGTGTTCAGAGATGAACTGTCTCAGAACAGTCTACAGATATTTTTATGATGATCCCAGGTTGTTATGATagaacacaataaaaaaaacaacaaggtATTACACATTAACCTTAATTATTTAAACTACTGTATTGGGATACAAATACACTGGTAAACTATTTGAATCGTGAacatatgatttttttttttacaaatgtacAAAAACATTCACAGAAAGAGTGCATTTGGTCCCAAAAACAATGTGACCATGGATAACTCGATTAAATATACTAACATACATACTATTAtggaacaaaaaaaaatactCTGATGGTATTTCAGTTCCTTCTGGGCCTGCATATCGAGAGTAGTGAAAGTTCACTTCTGCCAGAAGACTCACACCTTCCAATCACCTGTCTGTCCTGAAGGTTCTGCACCAATGACATGTCTGTTcctgatcagaatcagaatttggtttgaTCGGTCTGCACCAATCCTGGAGGTTCctcccaaaggcccaactcaACCTGGTCCAGCCCTCCACGCACGTAAGGGAAATACACATGTCCCTTATCTTTTCCACTTTAATGACCAAGTTCCTGGTTCATTTCTCCTTTCGGTTGTGGTGTGGGACATGTTCACCCTCCATCCTATGGTCACATGCAGCACTCTAATGCCTTGAGTGGAGGACTGCAGCGCATAGTAATATCAAAACGTCTGTTTCTGGTCTTTCAATCTCTCACAGCCCCTCCTCATGTGTGGCTGAAGCTGGGGCTGTGGAGCAAGACCTGTGACAGTCTTCCAAACCCCTCCaggatgtctgtgtgtaggcCTGTTGTGGGACTCTGCTCCTGGGGTCCTGTGGGTACTTCTGTAGCTCCACTCTCCAGGGTGCTCATCCTGGGTAGGAACTGGGCAAGGGCTGGGAGACCCCTGTCTCGACCTTGGTGCCTCTGCCTATGGGGCCCCAGGCTGACCAGGGTTTCGTGCTTCTCTGAGATGTAGACATTGTAGCCATCTGAGAGCACCTTCTCCCTGAAGGAGCAGTCATCTGTATAGGTGCTCTAAATGGGAGTATAGTGGagggaagaagaaggaggagatagATGAGAGTTTAGTTTAATTAAGGAGAATGAAAGTCAAACAGTATTGATAAAGGTTTCATTTGTGCACTGGCTCTGGaaaattataaaatatgacCCGAACTATATTAACTATAATCCTGTACTTCatctttttcttccttttctttctgcCTTGTTTCCTGTCCTTCATGCACAGAGAACAGCTTTTATCATGTATGTGCGTACATCCTGCTTCAATTTCCTGAAGAGTTATTGACACAGGCATGGTGTGTCAGTCAGGGGTCAAGGTTGTTGttgccctctcttccctctgtgcGAGAAACTCCGCAAATACAGACCCGCGGGCAAAGGTTGCTGCCCTTACACCAAATATTTTCAGAATACACTAAAGTATTTTCCTGAAAAGGGCTGGTGTATCTATGGTGAATACCCAACGCCTCAGTCTCCTTTGTGACTAAAcgtatgtttgcatgtgtatggTTTGTAGGGTTGTGACTAGCATGCTGCAAGGCTCCTTAGAGATGGGCTTGACTGAAACCAACCAACAAAACAACTTCTCAATATGTTGACATGtccattatttattttgttaatGTGCTCCGAtcatataatatatattttttttgttctttgccACCCACAAAAGCAAATGTTTGCTCATATTCAACACATGAAGCAATGACCTGCCTATCTGCAGGGATGTTTCAACGGCAACATGAGCCAGACAGGTATAGCAGACGATCTGTCGTGTTCTAAATGACTGCATTCTAATCCTCTAACCATTATTAACATCTAACAATGAGGATGTAAACTCTTATGGTCTCGTATGTAAACTAATTGAGCCTGGTTCGGAACTGTGAGGAACGTTTGACCAATATTATGTGGACTATCATCAGTGAGATATCATGTTTGTTCTTACCGACGCATAAAGTCTTCCATCGCTCTCCATACACAAATACTGAGACGCGGCCACTCCTCTGATGGCAACGCTTCCAGTGTTCACTGAGCGAATCTCTAACAAACCTGCAGCATATCCACAGAAGATGGAAATCAGGGGTTTGACCTTGCATAATAAGGGGACCAAATCTATAATCTCGGTCAAAATGCGGTTATAGATCATACTCACTTTGAGGGCTCTGCTCGACAGAGCTGTGCACCTTGCCGTCTCCATGAAGCGACACGTGCAGTCCGTGTTTGGCTGCATAGAGATGCCTGAGGCGAACCGTTTGTCCCCATCCGTTGCTGATATACGGCCCAGAATCCGGTAACGGCAAACTTACAACCCCGTAGCCAAATACAATGTTGACGATGCAAAACGCAGTGAACACCTTTACCTGCATTTTTACTATTCTCAAACTCAGATCTCCTTTTAACCCTCCttacaggtctctctctctctcctccagtggCTGTTTAGTAGTAAGCGGACATCCCCTCCTTTAAACGAGAGCTCTTATCAGTGGAATCGATGGCCCTTTTCCCCTTGCCAattctgagaaacacacacccctgcttGACGTCCAACAAAATCATAGTTCATGTGTGGCCATGATGCCTGAGATCTGGGGTAAACAGAACAGTCTACCCCCTAATTATTTTTTCGACACTATAATTTACAGTAAAGTAAAAAGtgggagaataatttgtttAAAACGGTCACTATTGTGCACAATTATATGAATAATTTGTAGTTATAGCCTATCTACTACAACGATGCAATTCAAGGTAACACCGCTCTGTGTGGTGAAGTGGTGACCTAAGTGGATAGGCTTACTCGACTTGCGAATTTGTTGGAATGACTATTATAGCTTCATCACCAACACGATAGTGTTGGGACCACTAGGAAGCCTATGCCTATAGGCCTCATGGCCGTGTTCAGTATGAAGTGAGTGCTAAATGCTACTGCTACTGTAGAGCTAGTAGGCTGTAATAGCCGATTTATTACAAGCTACTCTAGACTGTAGCCTATAGGGCCTATAGGCTACAGTCTAGAGGTCAAACAGTCACCTACATAGCCTACTGATGATGTTTGATTCAAGCCACATGCTGGCACACAGGCAAGAGATAATCCTCGTCTGGGTCAAGTACCACCAACACATTTTCCGCTGTTATCTGATTTTGACAGAGAGCTTCCGTTGCATTCCGCACTCTTGAACTCTGTTGGCGGTTAGATTTACATAGAAGTTAAAGAGTAATTGAGAATAAATATCCCCATTCATAAATATGAAGTTAAAGCCCTGGATTGTGAGTGCTTGTATATGTAGACTTCGGTTAGCATGGTGGTCTAGAAAGGGTTTGCAGGAAGTTGGGGGAAGCACGAAACACCCCGAGATTTTAACATCACCTTTCACACATTGTAATGACGGCGTTATGAGATTTGTGTTCCAATCTCCCGTTACAACACAATTCTGACGCGGTAGTATGTCTACATGAACAACGCTAATCGTCTTTGATATTGTCTTTATTGATACATTTGCACTATGGCAAGCGGAATGACAGACGATAAGACGGTGTCATCTTTTTAGCAAGAGAAGGATAGGCTTGGCTCCAAACTG harbors:
- the lto1 gene encoding protein LTO1 homolog; the protein is MALSSGSEDLFDCILMADDKFHVEGYHEGFDEGTRQGIMEGRMHGATHGAKLSTEVSFYHGFAVTWKSILQNSTDPKARKKLKALEVLLSLLEKFPSDNPQYENLQEDMEKLRAKFRQVCSLLNVPTDFSEYVHGSGGITF
- the fgf19 gene encoding fibroblast growth factor 19; amino-acid sequence: MQVKVFTAFCIVNIVFGYGVVSLPLPDSGPYISNGWGQTVRLRHLYAAKHGLHVSLHGDGKVHSSVEQSPQSLLEIRSVNTGSVAIRGVAASQYLCMESDGRLYASSTYTDDCSFREKVLSDGYNVYISEKHETLVSLGPHRQRHQGRDRGLPALAQFLPRMSTLESGATEVPTGPQEQSPTTGLHTDILEGFGRLSQVLLHSPSFSHT
- the snai3 gene encoding zinc finger protein SNAI3, translating into MPRSFLIKKYLTNKKPNYGELDSKTNGVQAILSLHELPCLIPNSPPHPQSGFPGLLSSCSCCSSCYIHPPVVASQPPRHSASSLGSPEQDSPLSPAPGSLSDSHSVVEPNGTTEPFKSLEHHNFLPPPQTLLAPCHPPTPSRRPSLPPGLAPGLGFLPGVGQERFECYDCHKAYFTFSGLAKHRQLHCDWQCHKYFSCKYCDKEYVSLGALKMHIRTHTLPCVCRLCGKAFSRPWLLQGHIRTHTGEKPFSCPHCSRAFADRSNLRAHLQTHSDVKKYQCSSCSKTFSRISLLARHQEAGCLLN